The Microbacterium esteraromaticum genome contains the following window.
GGCGGCCGTCGCCGACCTGCTGCGTGCGGGGGAGCAACCCGACCGCGACCTGATCCTGGTCTTCTTCGCCGATGAGGAGAACGGTGGCGTCGAGGGGTCGGCGCTGGTCGTTCAGGACAAGCCCGAGTGGTTCGCCGGCGCGACCGAGGCGATCAGCGAGGTAGGCGGATACTCGATCACGGTTGATGACCACCGCGCGTACCTGCTGCAGGTGGGCGAGAAAGCCCTCATGTGGCTCAGGCTCGTCGCGAAGGGCCGCGCCGGGCACGGCAGTCGGTTCCACGAGGACAACGCCGTCACGCGCCTCTCAGAGGCCGTTGCAGCGATCGGACGCACCCGGTGGCCCATCCGGCTCACTCCGACGACTCAGGCCCTTCTCGAAGGGCTCAGCGAGCTCACCGGACGCCCTGTCGACGACCCCGACGCCCTCGCCGCCGCCGCGGGGCCGGCCGAGGCCTTCCTGCGGTCGACCTTCCGCACGACCGCGAACCCGACAGCGCTCAGCGCCGGCTACAAGCACAACGTCATCCCCGAGAGCGCCGAGGCACTGATCGACGTCCGTGTGATCCCCGGTACTGAGGACGACGTGCTCGCCGAACTTCAGCGCATCGTCGGTGAAGACATCGAGATCCAGACGGTCGTGCGCGATATCGGCATGGAGACGCCCTTCGCGGGCGAGTTCGTCGAGCACATGGTGGCCGCACTGGGCCGACATGACCCCGGTGTGCCCGTCATCCCGTACCTGCTCGGCGCCGGCACCGACAACAAAGCGCTGGCGGCTATCGGTATCACCGGCTATGGCTTCGCCCCCCTGCAGCTGCCCGCCGACCTCGACTTCACCGGGATGTTCCACGGTGTCGATGAGCGCGTGCCCGTAGACTCGCTTGTCTTCGGCCAGCGCGTGCTGGCCGATCTGCTGCGCGTCTGCTGATCAGCATCCGCCGCTTCTTCCGCACCATCTGAAAGCACCGCATGAACCTGCTCGAAGCGCTCATTCTCGGCATCGTGCAGGGACTCACCGAGTTCCTGCCCATCTCGTCCAGCGCGCACCTGCGCATCGTGGGTACGTTCCTGCCCTCGGGTGAGGACCCCGGCGCCGCCTTCACCGCGATCACCCAGATCGGTACCGAAGCCGCCGTCGTGGTGTTCTTCTGGCGCGACATCGTGCGGATCATCGGCCAGTGGTTCCGATCGCTCGCCGGGCGCGTGCCGCGCAATGACCCCGACGCCCGGATGGGCTGGCTGATCATCATCGGAAGCCTCCCGATCGTCGCGCTCGGACTGCTTTTCCAAGACAAGATCGAGACCGTCCTGCGATCGCTGTGGCTGGTCGCGATCATGCTGATCGCGTTCGGCATCCTGCTGGGCATCGCCGACTACGTCGGTGCGAAGAAGCGCAAGCTCAACCAGCTGACCTACCCGGACGGCGTCGCCTACGGATTCGCCCAGGCGCTCGCACTGGTGCCAGGCGTCTCACGCTCGGGCGGGACGATCACCATGGGCCTGTTCCTCGGCTACGAGCGCGCAGCCGCCGCGCGCTACGCGTTCCTGCTGGCGATCCCCGCCGTGTTCGGCAGTGGCTTCTACCAGCTGTTCAAGCACTGGGGCGACCCGAACCAGCACTTCACGCTGGGCGAGACGTTCGCCGCGACCGGCATCGCCTTCGTCGTCGCCCTCGGCGTGATCGCGTTCTTCATGAACTGGATCTCCAAGCGCAGCTTCCTGCCGTTCGTGATCTACCGGGTACTGCTCGGCATCGCCATCATCGTGATGCTGTCGACGGGCGTGATCCCCGCGATGTGACGATCAGCGCTTGTCGGGGCCATCGCCCCGACGGCGCAGGTAGCGCTCGAACGCCTGGGCGATCGCATCCCCCGAGGCGTCGGGGGAGTCCCAGGTGTCGCGGGTTCGCTCGAGCTGACGAATGTACTCGGCCATATCGTCGTCCTCGGCGGCAGCTGCGTCGATCGAGGCCTCCCAGGCGGCCGCCTCGGTGCGCAGATGCTCGCGCACGGGTCCGACGCCGGTGAGCTCCTCCAGGCGGTCGAGCAACGCGAGCGTCGCCTTCGGAGACGGCGCTGCGGATGCCACATAATGCGGCACACTCGCCCACAGGCTCGCTGTGGGGATCTCGGCGCGGGTGGCGAAATGATCGAGGACGCTGAGAATGCCCACCGGCCCCTCATAGGTGGACTTCTCCAGCCCGTGCGCCTCGCGCACCCGCTCTTCCTGGCTGGTGGCGAACACCGAGATCGGCCGGGTGTGCGGTACGTCCGACAGCATTGCCCCCAGGGTGATGAAACCGGTGATGTCGTCACGCAGGGCGACGTCGATGAACTCGTTCGCAAAGGCCTGCCAGGCGCGGGCCGGCTCCGAACCCGTCAGCAGCCACAGTTCCGGACCCTCCGTCGCGCTCGTGGGCCGCCAGAGCGACGCCTCGGGCCACACGAGCTCGCGCTGCCCGGTCGCGTCCATCCGCGTCGCGGGTCGGGTGTACTGGTAGTCGAAGTACAGTTCAGCGTCCACGGAGTGCACGCGCTGGTAGTCCGTGGACTCGCGCAGCGCCGAAATGGCACCACTGGCTGCCTCGCCGGCGTCATTCCAGCCGTCGAACGCGGCGATGATGATACGAGAGCCGAGGGCGTCCACCGAGCTCCTCTCCGTCGGCTTTGGGTATCCCTCCAGGTTAGTGGGGGCCCGCGCGGAGCGGGCTCTGACACGGCTAGCATGGTTCGGTGAGTGATAAGCCCAGCGCAGTCCTGTGGGACATGGACGGAACCCTCGTCGACACCGAGCCCTACTGGATCGCCGTCGAGACCGAACTCGTCGAGTCGTACGGCGGCACGTGGACCCCTGAAGATGGGCTGCAGTTGGTCGGCAACGCCCTGATCGACAGCGCGAAGATCCTGCGCGCGGCCGGCGTCGACATGGAGCCGGAAGCGATTGTGCAGTTGCTCACCGACCGCGTCTCGGAGCGCCTGCGTGTTCAGGGTGTCCCGTTCCGCCCCGGCGCGCGCGAGCTGCTCGCCGACCTGCGCGCTGCGGGCATCCCGACCGCCCTGGTGACGATGTCACTGCGCCGCATGGCACTCGACGTGGTGAGCCTGATCGATTTCCCGGCTTTCGACGTCGTCGTCGCCGGTGACGACGTGGAGCGCCCCAAGCCGCACCCGGATCCTTACCTCGCCGCCGCGACTCAGCTGGGCGTCGACATCGCCGACGCCGTCGTCATCGAGGACTCACCGACCGGGCTGGCCGCGGGACTGGCATCCGGCGCGACGACGCTCGGAGTTCCGCACATCGTCGCTCTCGACGACCTCGGCGCGCACGAGCTCTGGCCGACACTGGACGGACGCACCGCCGCCGACATCTCGGATCTGCGCACGCGCGTCGGAGCGGGGGTGGCACGATGACCGCCGCACGCCCCAGCGGCCCTTTCCGCGAGGGGGATCGCGTCCAGCTCACCGGCCCGAAGGGGCGGATGCACACGATCACCCTGCGCGCCGATGGCGAGCTGCACACGCATCACGGTGTGCTGTTCCACCGAGACCTGATCGGGCAACCCGACGGTTCCGTCGTCACCAACAGTTCCGGCCACGACTACCTGGCACTGCGGCCGCTGCTGCGCGACTTCGCCCTGTCGATGCCGCGCGGCGCCGCCATCGTGTACCCGAAGGACTCGGCGCAGATCGTCATGCAGGCCGACATCTTCCCCGGCGCCGTCGTCGTCGAGGCGGGCGTGGGGTCCGGAGCGCTCTCGCTCGCGCTTCTGCGCGCGATCGGGCACGACGGTGCGCTGACCTCGTTCGAGCGCCGCGAGGACTTCGCCGAGGTCGCGAAGGCGAACGTCGAGACCTTCTTCGGTGAGACGCCCGACACGTGGGACGTCGTCGTCGGCGACCTCGCAGAGGAGCTCCCCACCCGCTTCGAGCCCGGCACCGTCGATCGTGTCGTACTCGACATGCTCGCGCCCTGGGACTGCATGGACGCCGTGGCGGATGCCCTCACGCCGGGCGGCGTCGTGATCTGCTACATCGCGACCGCCACGCAGCTCTCGCGAGTGGCCGAGTACATCCGCGGAACCGGACTGTTCACAGAACCCGATGCGTCCGAGACGATGGTGCGCGGCTGGCATGTCGAGGGTCTCGCGGTCCGCCCGGACCATCGGATGGTCGCGCACACCGGCTTCCTGCTCACGGCCCGCCGCCTCGCACCGGGTGCGATCCCGCCCGAAGTGCGTCGCCGTGCCTCGAAGTCCAGCTACGGGGATGAGGACGTCGAGCTGTGGACACCGGGGGCTGTCGGCGACCGGGAGATCACCGACAAGAACCTGCGCAAGCGCGTACGCGAGGCGCAGAAGGCAGCCGCCGGCGCCAGGATCGCCGCCTCGTCGCGTGAGGTACCGCCCGCTTCGGAATAGACTGGGGCGCGTGCGTAAAACGACCGCTGCTCTCTCGGCCCTGGCCCTGTCCGCCCTTGCTCTGACCGGCTGCTCTGCGGCGCCGGGCAACGATGCCGCGGACTGCGACCGTGTCTCGTCGACCGGCCTGGCGGCGTCCGTCGAGGTCGTTGGCGCCTTCGGTACGCCGCAGGTCGCTATCGACATGCCGGTTCGCGCGTCGGAAGTGAAGTACACCGACCTCATCGTCGGTGACGGCCCCGCGATCGCCGCGTCGAACCAGAACGCCATCATGACTCGGATGCTGGTCAACGGCGACACCGGCGAACCGATCCACTCCGCGCTGAGCGTCTGGAGCCCGGACTCTGCCGCGGCAGAGTTCCCCGGCGTCGAACAGGCGCTGGAGTGCGCAACCGAGGGAAGCCGCGTCGCCGTCGCGATTCCGGCCGCCGATCTGCCCGAGGGCCTGGCACCGCAGATCGGCCTCGGCGCCGACGCCAGCCTCGTCGCCGTCTACGACATCCAGTACACGCTGCTCCCGAAGGCTGAGGGTGATGACGTGTTCAACACCACCCGCGGGATCCCCTCGGTTGTGCGTGCGCCCGACGGTCGCCCCGGCATCATCGTGCCCGGCAGCGCCGCGCCCGAGACGGTCGTCGTCGAGACCCTGATCGACGGGCGGGGCGAAGCCGTCGCGGACGGCACACCGATGTTCCACTACACGGCCGTGGACTGGGCGAACCGCTCGGTCGTCGGCAGCTCGTGGGACGGCCCCGTGATGCTGAACGCGCAGTCCCTGCCCGAAGAGGTCGCCCAGGCGATCTCCGAGGCGACGATCGGTTCACAGGTGATGGTGATCGTGCCGGACGAGACCGGCGACGCGGTGACCTACGTCGTCGACATCCTGGGTGTGATCCCCGAGGAGCTGGCACAGGGATGACCGTCACGATCCCCGCGGAGGAGCGTCTGACGAATCTCGTCGTGGCGCTGATGGCCACGGGGATCGGCCTGACCAAGCAACAGATCCTCGACAGCGTCTCCGGCTACCGTCAGCGCGCAGAAGCCGGCGCCAAGCCCGACGCGCTCGAGAAGATGTTCGAGCGCGACAAGGACGAGCTGCGCGCCCTGGGTATCCCGATCGAGACCATCGGCGACCCGACCGACCCGCATGATCTGCGCGAAGCCCGCTACCGCATTCCGCAGGCCGATTACGATCTGCCTGCCGACATCGAGTTCACGGATGCGGAACTCGCCGTGCTTCGTCTGGCGGGCAGCGTCTGGAGTGCAGAGTCCGTCTCGGTCGACGCGCAGGCGGGTGTGCGAAAGATCCGCGCGCTGGGTATCGACGGCGACGAACCGATCATCGGCTTCGCCCCGCGCATCGCGGCGCGCGATGCTGCGTTCCCCAAGCTGCAGGAGGGCATCGAGCGCAGTCGAGTCGTCGTCTTCGAGTACCTCAAGCCCGGCGACGTCGCGGCCAGCACGCGGCGAATCCGACCGTTGGCGCTGGTCGAGTACGAGGCGCGCTGGCACGTGTTCGGCATCGATCTGGATGCCGCCGCCGATCGGACGTTCCTGCTGAGCAGAATCGTCAGCGATGTGAAGGTCACAGGCCAGACGTTCGACGCGTCCCTGCGCATCGGGGCGGGGGAGCGCGCGCTGTCGGGACTCGCAGCGGTCGCCGCGGCACAGAGCGCCCTGCTCGAGGTGACCCCGGGCACCGAGGCGGCACTGCGACTCGGGCGCCGTTCCACGGCCGCCGCACAGGGCATCCGCGTGCCCTACGTCGACCGACACGTCTTCGCCGACGAACTCGCCGCCTACGGGCCAGAAGTGCGCGTCGTCGAACCTGCCGACCTGCGCGATGCTGTGATCGACCGCCTCCGGGCGATCAGTCGCGTGCACTCCGACGGAGGTGACTGACGATGACAACCCGTGCACCGTTGCTCGCAGCGGATCGTGTGCGACTGTATCTGACGCTCGTGCCATACCTCCTCGAACGTGGCCAGGTCACCCTCGACGAGGCCGCAGCCGACTTCGGCGTGACGCCCGTGCAGATGCGACAGATGGTCGAGAAGCTGACGGTGATCGGCCTGCCCGGTGATTCCGGATTCTGGCAACCGCCGCAGGAGATGTTCGACATCGACTGGGACCTGCTCGACGAGCACGGCGTCATCGAGATCACCAACGACGTCGCGCTACGGCGTGTTCCGCGCTTCACCGCGCGTGAGGCCGCGGCCCTGCTCGCCGGCCTCCAGATGGTCGCGGCCGTTCCCGCGGTCGCAGACTCGGGCCTGGTCTCGGGACTGATGACCAAGCTGTCCCGAGGATCCGCGGACGCGCCGCCTGACCTGGTGGTCGCCCCGGTCGAGGTCAGCGCCGTGCAGCACGTCGTCTCGCGTGCGCTCCACGAAGGCGTCGCCGTGTCGTTCCGCTATCACGCGCCGGATGCCGAACCGACGGTGCGTACCGTTGACCCGATGCAGATCCTGCTGACGTACGGGCAGTGGTATCTGCAGGGCTGGTGCCATCTGCGCCAGGCGATGCGCACGTTCCACCTCGATCGTGTGAGTGATCCCGAACTCACCGACATCGCCATCACGCACACCGACGCCGCCGCACCGCTCGATTTCGGCGCGGGAACGCAGGCGGGGCCCGTCACCGTGCGTCTGCCGGAGCGGCTCGTCCCCATGCTCGGCGCCTTCTCGCACGATGAAGTCGCACGCTCCGCAGGCCTGGTGACGCTGCGGTTCCACATGGCCGATCCGCGGGGAATCAAGCGGATCGCGGCACGATTCGGTGGCGCCGTCGAGGTGCTCGACCCACCCCCGGCGCGAGCAGCGACGCAGGAATGGGCATCCGCCGGACTCGCGTTGTACGTCGTCCCCAGCACCGATTCGTGACGATAGACTGAACCAACCTTGACCCATCCAGAGGAGACATCCATGGGCAATCTCTTCGCAGGACCACACCTGTGGATCATTCTGATCATCATCCTTCTTCTCTTCGGCGCGGCGAAGCTGCCGGCGCTGGCGAAGAGCCTCGGCCAGTCCGCTCGTGTCTTCAAGGGCGAAATGAAGGCGATGAAGGAGGACGACGCAGACGCGACGACCACCGACGCCGCCGCCGACGCGACGGCAACGGGCACTTCGGCTCCGGCAAAGCCATCCGCGGAGCGTCCTGCTGATCAGGACACACCGCCTCGCGCTTCCTAGGCCGTGACTGAACTGAACGTCGAAGCGCAGCCCGAGGACGGGAAGCGCGATCGGCGCATGTCGCTCGGCGAGCATCTGCGCGAGGCTCGCAAGCGACTGATCATCGCGGTGATCGGCCTCGCGGCCGGTATGGTGATCGCATTCATCGTCACCGACCCGATCATCAACTTCCTGACCGAGCCGATCCGCATCATCGATGAAGAGCGCGGCGGCGACTTCGCGGAGTTGATGTTCACGGGCATCGCTTCTGGATTCAACCTGCGAATCCGCATGGCTCTGTCGATCGGTCTGTTGTTGTCGGCGCCGGTCTGGCTGTGGCAGATCTGGGCGTTCATCATGCCGGGGCTCACCAAGAAAGAGATCCGGTACACGCTCGCGTTCGTCGGCGCGGCGATACCGCTGTTCTTCACCGGTGGGTACGTCGCCGTGCTGGTGGCACCGCACGTGATCGAAGTGATGTCGAACTTCGTTCCCGAGATCGGCGTGAACTTCTTCGATTCCGACTACTACTACGACTTCATCCTGAAGTTCGTTCTGGTGATCGGTGTCTCGTTCGTGCTGCCGGTGTTCATGGTGGCGTTGAACCTCGCCGGTGTGATGTCCGGTGCGGCGATGCTGAAGGGGTGGCGGGTTGCGATCCTTGTCGCCTCGCTGTTCGCGGCGATCGCGACGCCCGCGGCCGACATCGGTTCGATGCTGCTGCTGGCCGGCATTCTCGTGGTGCTCTACTTCGCCGCGGCCCTGTTGTCGCTGCTGTTCGACCGCCGCAAGAAGAAGCGCGAGATCGCCGCAGGTCTTGACCCGGACGCCCCGGCAGCATGACATCACCCTCTGAGCGCTACGCGGCAGCCCGATCGGCCGTGGAGCACCCGCAGACACAGGCGTTCTCGGCCCAGCAGCGCTTCGACCTGGACCCGTTCCAGGTCGAAGCCTGTCAGGCCCTCGAGCGCGGGCGCAGTGTGCTGGTCGCAGCCCCCACCGGTGCGGGCAAGACGATCGTCGGCGAGTTCGCGATCCACATGGCGATGCAGACCGCGAACGACAAGGCGTTCTACACCACCCCGATGAAGGCGCTGTCGAATCAGAAGTTCCGTGAGCTGGTCGATGTGTACGGCGCGGACCAGGTCGGTCTGCTCACCGGCGACACCAACATCAACGGCAACGCGCGCATCGTCGTGATGACTACCGAAGTGCTGCGCAACATGCTGTATGCCGACTCCGACGCCCTGCGCGGGCTGCGCTATGTCGTCATGGACGAGGTTCACTACCTCGCCGACCGGTTCCGCGGTCCTGTGTGGGAAGAGGTGATCCTGCACCTTCCGCAGGATGTGCGACTGATCTCTCTCAGCGCCACGGTGTCGAACGCCGAGGAGTTCGGTGACTGGCTTGACACGGTCCGCGGTGACACAGATGTCATCGTCTCCGAGATCCGCCCGGTACCGCTGGAGCAGCACGTGCTGGTGCGCGATGACCTGCTGCCGTTGTTCGACGACCGCGCCGGTGTCGCCACTGCACAGGTCAATCAGGAGTTGTCACGCCTGCGCTCTTCTTCCGGTCCGCGACATGAGAGCAATCGTCGGGCGCAGGAGTACCGCAGCAACCGCCACGCCGGCCGTCACGCTCAGCGTCCGCCGCGCGGTGGAAAGCGTCCGAACAGGGGTGCCGACGAGCGCCGCATCGAGCGCATGGATCGTCCCGACGTGGTCCGCCTGCTCGAACGGTCGAACCTCTTGCCGGCGATCTTCTTCATCTTCAGCCGCGTCGGGTGCGATGCTGCCGTGCAGCAGATCAGACGCGCCGGAGTGCGACTGACCACAGCGGAGGAACGGGCCGAGATCAAGGCGATCGTCGACGACCGCACACGCTCCTTGCAGGACGAGGACCTCGATGTGCTCGGATTCTGGGAGTGGCGCGACAATCTGGAGCGGGGTGTCGCCGCCCACCATGCCGGCCTCCTGCCCGCTTTCAAGGAAGTCGTCGAAGAACTGTTCCAGCGAAAGCTCGTGAAGGCCGTCTTCGCCACCGAGACGCTCGCGCTGGGAATCAACATGCCCGCTCGCACCGTCGTCCTCGAGAAGATGGAGAAGTTCAACGGCGAGGCGCGGGTCGCGATTACCTCAGGGGAGTACACCCAGCTCACGGGGCGCGCCGGCCGCCGCGGCATCGATGTGGAGGGCCACGCGGTCGTGCAATGGACCGCGGGCATGGACCCGCAGGCGGTCGCCGCGCTGGCTTCGCGGCGCACCTATCCGCTGAGCTCCAGCTTCCGCCCCACCTACAACATGGCCGTCAACCTGATCGACCGGTTCGGTCGGGAGCGGGCGCGCGAGATCCTCGAGTCGTCGTTCGCGCAGTTCCAGGCGGACCGCGCCGTGGTGGGCCTGGCACGCAAGGTCAAGGACGCCGAGGAATCCCTGCAGGGCTACCGCACCGCGATGAAGTGCGAGCACGGGGACTTTCCCGACTACGCGGCGATCCGCCGCGAGCTGAGCGACCTCGAGAAGAAGAACCGCAAGGACGCGGCGGCGCCCCGAGCCGTCCGCGAGAAGCGGATGAAGAAGATCCAGGGTCTGCGGACGCGCATGCAGCGCCACTCCTGCCACGGATGCCCCGATCGGGAAGCCCATGCGAGGTGGGCAGAGCGGTACTACTCCCTCAAGCGCGAGACCGATCGCACACGCCGGCAGATCGAGACCCGCACCGGCACCGTTGCCCGCACTTTCGACCGCGTCATCGATGTGCTGCAGGTGGTCGGCTATCTCGAAGGTGAGGGCGATGACCTCGCTCTCACTGAGGCCGGCCGCACGATGCGTCGCATCTACGGAGAGCGCGATCTGCTTGTCGCAGAGGCGCTGCGGAACAACCTGTGGCGCAACCTCGATGCACCGTCGCTGGCGGCCATGGCGAGCTGCCTGGTGTACGAACCCCGCCGCGACGAACAGAACCTCGGCGAGCGTGGTCTGCCCCGCGGGGCGTTCCGCATCGCCTACGACCAGACGATGCGGTTGTGGGTCGAGCTCGATGAGCTGGAGCACGACTACGGCCTGCCGCGCACCGAGCCGCTGGCTCCTGGACTCGCTGCGGCGATGCACAATTGGACGCGAGGCGGTTCTCTCGATCGGGTGCTGGTCGATGCCGATATGGCTGCGGGTGACTTCGTGCGCTGGTCGAAGCAGACGATCGACCTGCTCGATCAACTCTCGATCGTCGCCGAGGACGACCAGCTCGCCCGTACTGCACGGCGTGCACTCGATGGTGTGCGTCGCGGCGTCGTCGCATACTCGGCGGTGTGACCCGGATGCCGGCATCCGCCACCGCGGCTCCTGTGCGCCCGCTCGTGCCCCTGTGGCTCGCCGTACCGATGGCCGCGGCCGCAGGTGCGCTGATGAACTTCGCCTTCCCCGCAGTGGCGGCATGGCCCTTGGCTCTCGTCGCACTTGCCCTGCTGCTGCCCGCCCTGATCGGCCGGCGTTTCGGCGGCGCGCTGCTGGTGGCCGCGGTCTACGGACTCGTGCTGTTCGCCCTGCTCGTGTCGTGGACCGCCCGCTATCTGGGCCCGATTCCGTGGGTGGCACTGTTCGTGCTCGAGGCCGCACTGACGGCGATCGCGCTGGTGCCCATCACGCTGGCGTACCGGTGGCTTCCACGCGCCTGGCCGCGGAGCAGGTCCGTGGTGCTGCCACTCACCGTCGCAGCGCTCTGGACGGTGCACGAGCTCTTTCTCGGCAACTGGCCGTACGGCGGCTTT
Protein-coding sequences here:
- a CDS encoding M20/M25/M40 family metallo-hydrolase, whose translation is MPDSSVPEVARIARDLIRIDTSNYGGGKANGEREAAEYVGAFLKSLGLEPEYYEPIPRRTNVMARVPGRNPDRPALVVHGHLDVVPAVAEDWTVDPFAGEIRDGMLWGRGAVDMKNMDAMILAAVADLLRAGEQPDRDLILVFFADEENGGVEGSALVVQDKPEWFAGATEAISEVGGYSITVDDHRAYLLQVGEKALMWLRLVAKGRAGHGSRFHEDNAVTRLSEAVAAIGRTRWPIRLTPTTQALLEGLSELTGRPVDDPDALAAAAGPAEAFLRSTFRTTANPTALSAGYKHNVIPESAEALIDVRVIPGTEDDVLAELQRIVGEDIEIQTVVRDIGMETPFAGEFVEHMVAALGRHDPGVPVIPYLLGAGTDNKALAAIGITGYGFAPLQLPADLDFTGMFHGVDERVPVDSLVFGQRVLADLLRVC
- a CDS encoding undecaprenyl-diphosphate phosphatase is translated as MNLLEALILGIVQGLTEFLPISSSAHLRIVGTFLPSGEDPGAAFTAITQIGTEAAVVVFFWRDIVRIIGQWFRSLAGRVPRNDPDARMGWLIIIGSLPIVALGLLFQDKIETVLRSLWLVAIMLIAFGILLGIADYVGAKKRKLNQLTYPDGVAYGFAQALALVPGVSRSGGTITMGLFLGYERAAAARYAFLLAIPAVFGSGFYQLFKHWGDPNQHFTLGETFAATGIAFVVALGVIAFFMNWISKRSFLPFVIYRVLLGIAIIVMLSTGVIPAM
- a CDS encoding PAC2 family protein, translated to MDALGSRIIIAAFDGWNDAGEAASGAISALRESTDYQRVHSVDAELYFDYQYTRPATRMDATGQRELVWPEASLWRPTSATEGPELWLLTGSEPARAWQAFANEFIDVALRDDITGFITLGAMLSDVPHTRPISVFATSQEERVREAHGLEKSTYEGPVGILSVLDHFATRAEIPTASLWASVPHYVASAAPSPKATLALLDRLEELTGVGPVREHLRTEAAAWEASIDAAAAEDDDMAEYIRQLERTRDTWDSPDASGDAIAQAFERYLRRRGDGPDKR
- a CDS encoding HAD family hydrolase; this translates as MDGTLVDTEPYWIAVETELVESYGGTWTPEDGLQLVGNALIDSAKILRAAGVDMEPEAIVQLLTDRVSERLRVQGVPFRPGARELLADLRAAGIPTALVTMSLRRMALDVVSLIDFPAFDVVVAGDDVERPKPHPDPYLAAATQLGVDIADAVVIEDSPTGLAAGLASGATTLGVPHIVALDDLGAHELWPTLDGRTAADISDLRTRVGAGVAR
- a CDS encoding tRNA (adenine-N1)-methyltransferase, producing the protein MTAARPSGPFREGDRVQLTGPKGRMHTITLRADGELHTHHGVLFHRDLIGQPDGSVVTNSSGHDYLALRPLLRDFALSMPRGAAIVYPKDSAQIVMQADIFPGAVVVEAGVGSGALSLALLRAIGHDGALTSFERREDFAEVAKANVETFFGETPDTWDVVVGDLAEELPTRFEPGTVDRVVLDMLAPWDCMDAVADALTPGGVVICYIATATQLSRVAEYIRGTGLFTEPDASETMVRGWHVEGLAVRPDHRMVAHTGFLLTARRLAPGAIPPEVRRRASKSSYGDEDVELWTPGAVGDREITDKNLRKRVREAQKAAAGARIAASSREVPPASE
- a CDS encoding helix-turn-helix transcriptional regulator, with product MTVTIPAEERLTNLVVALMATGIGLTKQQILDSVSGYRQRAEAGAKPDALEKMFERDKDELRALGIPIETIGDPTDPHDLREARYRIPQADYDLPADIEFTDAELAVLRLAGSVWSAESVSVDAQAGVRKIRALGIDGDEPIIGFAPRIAARDAAFPKLQEGIERSRVVVFEYLKPGDVAASTRRIRPLALVEYEARWHVFGIDLDAAADRTFLLSRIVSDVKVTGQTFDASLRIGAGERALSGLAAVAAAQSALLEVTPGTEAALRLGRRSTAAAQGIRVPYVDRHVFADELAAYGPEVRVVEPADLRDAVIDRLRAISRVHSDGGD
- a CDS encoding helix-turn-helix transcriptional regulator, with amino-acid sequence MTTRAPLLAADRVRLYLTLVPYLLERGQVTLDEAAADFGVTPVQMRQMVEKLTVIGLPGDSGFWQPPQEMFDIDWDLLDEHGVIEITNDVALRRVPRFTAREAAALLAGLQMVAAVPAVADSGLVSGLMTKLSRGSADAPPDLVVAPVEVSAVQHVVSRALHEGVAVSFRYHAPDAEPTVRTVDPMQILLTYGQWYLQGWCHLRQAMRTFHLDRVSDPELTDIAITHTDAAAPLDFGAGTQAGPVTVRLPERLVPMLGAFSHDEVARSAGLVTLRFHMADPRGIKRIAARFGGAVEVLDPPPARAATQEWASAGLALYVVPSTDS
- the tatA gene encoding Sec-independent protein translocase subunit TatA, with product MGNLFAGPHLWIILIIILLLFGAAKLPALAKSLGQSARVFKGEMKAMKEDDADATTTDAAADATATGTSAPAKPSAERPADQDTPPRAS
- the tatC gene encoding twin-arginine translocase subunit TatC; its protein translation is MSLGEHLREARKRLIIAVIGLAAGMVIAFIVTDPIINFLTEPIRIIDEERGGDFAELMFTGIASGFNLRIRMALSIGLLLSAPVWLWQIWAFIMPGLTKKEIRYTLAFVGAAIPLFFTGGYVAVLVAPHVIEVMSNFVPEIGVNFFDSDYYYDFILKFVLVIGVSFVLPVFMVALNLAGVMSGAAMLKGWRVAILVASLFAAIATPAADIGSMLLLAGILVVLYFAAALLSLLFDRRKKKREIAAGLDPDAPAA
- a CDS encoding DEAD/DEAH box helicase — its product is MTSPSERYAAARSAVEHPQTQAFSAQQRFDLDPFQVEACQALERGRSVLVAAPTGAGKTIVGEFAIHMAMQTANDKAFYTTPMKALSNQKFRELVDVYGADQVGLLTGDTNINGNARIVVMTTEVLRNMLYADSDALRGLRYVVMDEVHYLADRFRGPVWEEVILHLPQDVRLISLSATVSNAEEFGDWLDTVRGDTDVIVSEIRPVPLEQHVLVRDDLLPLFDDRAGVATAQVNQELSRLRSSSGPRHESNRRAQEYRSNRHAGRHAQRPPRGGKRPNRGADERRIERMDRPDVVRLLERSNLLPAIFFIFSRVGCDAAVQQIRRAGVRLTTAEERAEIKAIVDDRTRSLQDEDLDVLGFWEWRDNLERGVAAHHAGLLPAFKEVVEELFQRKLVKAVFATETLALGINMPARTVVLEKMEKFNGEARVAITSGEYTQLTGRAGRRGIDVEGHAVVQWTAGMDPQAVAALASRRTYPLSSSFRPTYNMAVNLIDRFGRERAREILESSFAQFQADRAVVGLARKVKDAEESLQGYRTAMKCEHGDFPDYAAIRRELSDLEKKNRKDAAAPRAVREKRMKKIQGLRTRMQRHSCHGCPDREAHARWAERYYSLKRETDRTRRQIETRTGTVARTFDRVIDVLQVVGYLEGEGDDLALTEAGRTMRRIYGERDLLVAEALRNNLWRNLDAPSLAAMASCLVYEPRRDEQNLGERGLPRGAFRIAYDQTMRLWVELDELEHDYGLPRTEPLAPGLAAAMHNWTRGGSLDRVLVDADMAAGDFVRWSKQTIDLLDQLSIVAEDDQLARTARRALDGVRRGVVAYSAV